CAGGTCATCTGGGCGGACGAACCAGAAGAACCGCCGACCGCTGTTTTTGTCGGAGCCGGAAAACCTCCGGACATTTTAAGGGTTGTGGCGGGAAAGCAAATAACGGTTCCCGGCCGGGGTTTCTTTCAGGCCAATATCTTTCTTGTGGAACGGCTTGTTGAACAGGTAGTGGAAATGGCTTCACTTTCCGGCAGTGAAACCGTAATTGATCTCTACGGTGGTGTCGGCCTGTTTTCACTTTTTCTCGGGGGGAAAGTCGGCAGCCTTTTCTGCGTAGAAGGCGATGAAGAGGCTGTCCGCTGCGCGCGGATAAATTTAAAGCGAGCGGGGCTTGCGGAGGCAAAATGTTATCACGGGGATGCCGCCGCTATTTTGAACAGGGAATTTGTTGCACCCGGGCGACGGGCCGATGTCATTATCCTCGATCCACCCCGCGATGGCTGCGGCGAGGGGGTAATAGAAGCCCTGTCATCCCTGCAGCCGCAGCGCATTGTCTATGTTTCCTGCAATCCAGCGACGCAGGCTCGGGATGTCAAGCGCTTGGCGAGCAGTGGCTATTGCCTGGAAATTGTCCAGCCTTTGGACATGTTTCCCCAGACTGCGCATATTGAGGCCGTCGCGCTTTTGACCAGAGACGGTGCTTGAAGGCAAGGGTTATTTTAAACCGAGCAGTTCGTAAATGAAAAGTTCTCCGAGGGTGCTGCCGAGATCGCATTTGCCCGTTTCCTGGACGTCCAGGATGGGCGATACTACCGCCCTTGATGTTTTTTCACTGATCAGAATGCTGTTTGGCCGCGATTTGGTCAGATCCTGCAGGCGAAAGACGGCATTCACCGAATCCCCAATGACGGTGTAATCCATTTTTTTGTCAAAGCCAATGTTGCCGACGACCGCCTCTCCCGTGTGGACACTGATTCCCATCGCAAGTGGATACCCGATCTCACTTATAAGAGAGTCGCTGATGGAGAGGAATCTATTTTTCATTTCCAGGGCCGCCCGGACGGCGTTTTCAGCATCCTGTCCGCTGGAGATCGGGGCCCCGAAAAGGGCCAAAAAGCCGTCGCCCAGGTATTTGTCAACGATTCCGCTGTGGCTGAAGATGATTTCGCCCATTTCTGCAAAGAAACGGTTTAAAATAGCCACCGTTCGCTGTGGCCCCAGCTTTCGGGAAAGATTAGAGAAATTACGGATGTCGATGTTCAAAAGGGTGATTGTCTTTAACTCTTCCGGAAGCGGTTTGCCTTCTTTTGCGTTATGGATAATTTGATCAACGATTTCGTGAGGAACAAACCTTTGAAAAATCTTTCGAATTTCCCTTTCATGCTCGGCCATCGAGAGGGTCTCGCGATAAAGCTGCGAATTTTCCAGGGCGATGCTGACCGAGGTTGCGATCGACTGTAGCAGATGCAGGTCATTATCGTTGAAATCGCCATCTATCTTGTTGATGGTCTCGATTACCCCCAGTACCCGTCCCCGGGAGATAAGGGGGACGCAGAGCGCGGAGCGGGTCTGAAAACCGGCCTGCAGATCGAAGTCGGGGTTAAAATGTCGGGATTTCTGCGCGTCGGGAACGATAATCGCTTCGCCGCGCGCCGCCGAATAACCGGCTATCCCCTGGCCGAAGGGTATATGAATTGAGAGAAGCAGCCCCATGTCGATTGCGGGATCGACATGGAAGGCGATTTTTGATGACAGTGCATTTCCTTCCAGGAGCATGAGAAAGCCCGCTTCTACATTGACGATTGTCTGAATCATCTCTATTGTATGCTTGAGGACTTCCTGCTGGTCGAAGGTGGACGCGGCAAGAATGCCACCTATCTGCTGGATGGAATCCATTTCCTGATGCCGTTTGTAAAGCGCAGAGTAAATACGGTTCTTTTCGACGGCAATGGAGAGAAGCGACGCGATATCGCCAATCTCTTTTTCATACTTGTTGATACCGCCCGAAGCAAGAGAGCCGAAAACGGTTATCCCAATTACCCTTCCCCCGATTTTCAAAGGCGCCAGCACCGCTTCTTTTACGAAATGATTGTTGAAAATGTTCTGATCGAGTGGATGTTTCAGCTCCATGGCGTCTTTTATCGACAGGATATTTCCCTGTTTCAGGGGCACTTCTATCGACGAGCCGATAAAATCGTATCGCGATTCGGCAAGAAGTCCGGTCGGAACCGTGGTGGTAATGTCCAAAACCGTTGCCTGTTCGGTATTTTCTTTAGGTATTTCGAATATTACCGCGATATCAAAGGGGATGTCTTTCTGGATTCGGTTCAAAATGGCATGAAGCAGTTCCCCATTGCGCAAACTGGAGCCGAGAATCACTAAAGTGTCTGCGTAAGTCTCCAATTGCTGAAGACTGTTGTGGTAATCCTTTCTGAGATGGAGATTATCATGGGTGATGGCGGCATTGCTGATAAGAGGGGTCAGGACTTCGACATCATCGGCGGTAAAAGGGATGTTTTCCGCCCGCCGGGAGAGGGTAAGGACTCCAAAGACCTCCTGCATGCCCTTTAACGGCATGCAGAGAAAGGATTTTGTCGCGTACTGCGGTCGGTTTTCCCTGCCAAAACGCTTGTCTTTCTCAATATCGTCAACGAGCAATGGGGACTTGTTGATAACGGCGTATTTGGCAATGCTTGTCGAAAAGTCCACTCGGTCCCCTATATGGACAATCTCTTCCATGCCGTAACTGGCGCGCACGACAAGGGTTTCGCGTTCTTTTCCTTCCAGCATAAGAATGGAACCGATGTCGGCTTTTGTCAGTTTCATTGCCATTTCGAGTGTAATCGAAAAAAGATCATTACTATCAAACGTGATGTAGCAGAGATCAGAGAGTTCTTTGAGCGTGGAGAGTTGCGCCGTCCTTTTTTCCATGACTCCAAAACTGTTTTTCAGTTCGTTATTGACAACCTGGAATGAATCGAGGATTCCACTCAATTCGTCTTTAAAAGCAGTGTGGTCAAGGCCATCGAGTCCCTTGGTCAAATCGCCCGCCTGGTGGTAAATGCCGCTGATGCGATCGAAGACGCGACGGATAAGAACGTATCCGATGAGCAACGATATTAACAACAGAATAACGAAAGGCGGCAGGAAATTGTCCCTGATAAGGTCATATTTCAGCCCGAAGTATAACAGGCCCAGAAAAGGGGTAAAAAAGAAGAAGGAGAAGATAAGGGTGAGGCGGTAGCGAAGATTTTTATTTTCAAGTGATAGGGAAGGTATTTTTTCCATGATGCTCATCGTTTAACTTATCCGGTAAATTCGAGAGAAGATCTAAAACTAAACGCGCCAACCGTTCGAACCACAAAATACTTGGTCCAAGCCTTTTTTACAGTAGCAAATATTGAAGGAAAGTAACATAGAAAAAAAGTGTCTGCAACAAAATATCGGAATCCGGGTCTGCGACAAATTTATTGGTAGAGCAGTTTTACACCCCTCTTTAGCAAAGAG
This DNA window, taken from Syntrophales bacterium, encodes the following:
- a CDS encoding class I SAM-dependent RNA methyltransferase, with the protein product MKIGEIISVKIDDVAFGGDGVARVADFVYFVPFAVDGDEVEIEITELRKRFGKGRIVRILKPSPHRFVPPCSYYGRCGGCAMQHIEYPYQLELKRRQIEEALKRTAGISLPPVAPVMQSPQHWGWRGKVEFHLSSGSRETRRLGLMAAKSNQIVEVAGCLIADESINLKLNALKTGIKNGSVVAPRERQVIWADEPEEPPTAVFVGAGKPPDILRVVAGKQITVPGRGFFQANIFLVERLVEQVVEMASLSGSETVIDLYGGVGLFSLFLGGKVGSLFCVEGDEEAVRCARINLKRAGLAEAKCYHGDAAAILNREFVAPGRRADVIILDPPRDGCGEGVIEALSSLQPQRIVYVSCNPATQARDVKRLASSGYCLEIVQPLDMFPQTAHIEAVALLTRDGA
- a CDS encoding GAF domain-containing protein; translated protein: MEKIPSLSLENKNLRYRLTLIFSFFFFTPFLGLLYFGLKYDLIRDNFLPPFVILLLISLLIGYVLIRRVFDRISGIYHQAGDLTKGLDGLDHTAFKDELSGILDSFQVVNNELKNSFGVMEKRTAQLSTLKELSDLCYITFDSNDLFSITLEMAMKLTKADIGSILMLEGKERETLVVRASYGMEEIVHIGDRVDFSTSIAKYAVINKSPLLVDDIEKDKRFGRENRPQYATKSFLCMPLKGMQEVFGVLTLSRRAENIPFTADDVEVLTPLISNAAITHDNLHLRKDYHNSLQQLETYADTLVILGSSLRNGELLHAILNRIQKDIPFDIAVIFEIPKENTEQATVLDITTTVPTGLLAESRYDFIGSSIEVPLKQGNILSIKDAMELKHPLDQNIFNNHFVKEAVLAPLKIGGRVIGITVFGSLASGGINKYEKEIGDIASLLSIAVEKNRIYSALYKRHQEMDSIQQIGGILAASTFDQQEVLKHTIEMIQTIVNVEAGFLMLLEGNALSSKIAFHVDPAIDMGLLLSIHIPFGQGIAGYSAARGEAIIVPDAQKSRHFNPDFDLQAGFQTRSALCVPLISRGRVLGVIETINKIDGDFNDNDLHLLQSIATSVSIALENSQLYRETLSMAEHEREIRKIFQRFVPHEIVDQIIHNAKEGKPLPEELKTITLLNIDIRNFSNLSRKLGPQRTVAILNRFFAEMGEIIFSHSGIVDKYLGDGFLALFGAPISSGQDAENAVRAALEMKNRFLSISDSLISEIGYPLAMGISVHTGEAVVGNIGFDKKMDYTVIGDSVNAVFRLQDLTKSRPNSILISEKTSRAVVSPILDVQETGKCDLGSTLGELFIYELLGLK